A single region of the Pseudomonas mandelii genome encodes:
- a CDS encoding cation acetate symporter has translation MIRRLLALLSVAAFAPGAWAAEALTGAVQKQPLNVAAILMFVAFVGATLYITYWASKKNNSAADYYAAGGKITGFQNGLAIAGDYMSAASFLGISALVFTSGYDGLIYSIGFLVGWPIILFLIAERLRNLGKYTFADVASYRLGQTQIRSLSACGSLVVVAFYLIAQMVGAGKLIQLLFGLDYHVAVILVGVLMCMYVLFGGMLATTWVQIIKAVLLLSGASFMALMVMKHVNFDFSTLFSEAIKVHAKGEAIMSPGGLVKDPVSAFSLGLALMFGTAGLPHILMRFFTVSDAKEARKSVLYATGFIGYFYILTFIIGFGAILLVSTNPAFKDAAGALLGGNNMAAVHLANAVGGSIFLGFISAVAFATILAVVAGLTLAGASAVSHDLYASVIKKGKANEKDEIRVSKITTIALAVLAIGLGILFESQNIAFMVGLAFSIAASCNFPVLLLSMYWKKLTTRGAMIGGWLGLVSAVGLMVLGPTIWVQILHHEKAIFPYEYPALFSMAIAFIGIWFFSITDKSAAGVNERALFFPQFVRSQTGLGASGAVSH, from the coding sequence ATGATCCGGCGTCTATTGGCTCTATTGAGCGTTGCAGCATTCGCACCGGGTGCCTGGGCGGCTGAAGCCCTGACCGGCGCGGTTCAGAAACAACCGCTGAACGTCGCCGCGATCCTGATGTTCGTGGCGTTCGTCGGCGCGACTTTGTATATCACCTACTGGGCTTCCAAGAAAAATAACTCGGCGGCCGACTACTATGCGGCCGGCGGCAAGATCACCGGTTTCCAGAATGGTCTGGCGATTGCCGGTGACTACATGTCCGCGGCGTCCTTCCTGGGTATTTCCGCCCTGGTGTTCACTTCCGGCTACGATGGCCTGATCTACTCGATCGGCTTCCTGGTGGGTTGGCCGATCATTCTGTTTCTGATCGCCGAGCGCCTGCGTAACCTGGGTAAGTACACCTTTGCCGATGTGGCGTCCTACCGCCTTGGGCAAACCCAGATTCGCTCGCTGTCCGCTTGCGGTTCGCTGGTGGTGGTTGCGTTCTACCTGATCGCGCAAATGGTCGGGGCCGGCAAGCTGATCCAGTTGCTGTTCGGACTGGATTACCACGTAGCAGTGATCCTGGTCGGCGTCCTGATGTGCATGTACGTGCTGTTCGGCGGCATGCTGGCGACCACTTGGGTGCAGATCATCAAGGCTGTGCTGTTGCTGTCCGGTGCCTCGTTCATGGCGCTGATGGTGATGAAGCACGTCAACTTTGACTTCAGCACACTGTTCTCCGAGGCGATCAAGGTTCACGCCAAAGGCGAAGCGATCATGAGCCCCGGCGGTCTGGTGAAAGACCCGGTCTCGGCGTTCTCCCTTGGCCTGGCATTGATGTTCGGTACCGCTGGCCTGCCGCACATCCTGATGCGCTTCTTCACCGTGAGTGACGCAAAAGAAGCTCGCAAGAGCGTGCTGTATGCAACCGGCTTCATTGGCTACTTCTACATCCTGACTTTCATCATCGGCTTCGGCGCGATCCTGCTGGTCAGCACCAACCCGGCCTTTAAAGATGCTGCTGGCGCGCTGTTGGGCGGCAACAACATGGCGGCGGTGCACCTGGCCAACGCGGTGGGTGGCAGTATTTTCCTGGGCTTTATCTCGGCGGTAGCGTTTGCGACCATTCTGGCGGTGGTTGCCGGTTTGACCCTGGCCGGTGCTTCGGCGGTGTCTCACGACCTGTATGCCAGCGTGATCAAGAAAGGCAAGGCCAACGAGAAGGACGAGATCCGTGTCTCGAAAATCACCACCATCGCTTTGGCAGTGCTGGCGATCGGCTTGGGCATTCTGTTCGAAAGCCAGAACATCGCGTTCATGGTGGGTCTGGCGTTCTCCATCGCAGCGAGCTGTAACTTCCCGGTGCTGTTGCTTTCCATGTACTGGAAGAAGCTGACCACTCGCGGTGCAATGATCGGCGGCTGGTTGGGTCTGGTGAGTGCGGTTGGTTTGATGGTGCTGGGTCCAACCATCTGGGTGCAGATCCTGCATCACGAGAAGGCTATCTTCCCGTATGAGTACCCGGCGCTGTTCTCGATGGCCATTGCGTTTATCGGGATCTGGTTCTTCTCGATCACTGACAAGTCGGCGGCTGGCGTTAATGAGCGTGCGCTGTTCTTCCCGCAGTTTGTTCGTTCGCAGACCGGTTTGGGGGCGAGTGGGGCGGTTTCTCACTAA
- the gltA gene encoding citrate synthase: MADKKAQLIIEGAAPVELPILTGTVGPDVIDVRGLTATGRFTFDPGFMSTASCESKITYIDGDNGILLHRGYPIEQLAEKSDYLETCYLLLNGELPTAEQKAQFVSTVKNHTMVHEQLKTFFNGFRRDAHPMAVMCGVVGALSAFYHDSLDINNPQHREISAIRLVAKMPTLAAMVYKYSMGQPMMYPRNDLTYAENFLHMMFNTPCEIKPISPVLAKAMDRIFILHADHEQNASTSTVRLAGSSGANPFACIAAGIAALWGPAHGGANEAVLTMLDEIGDVSNIDKYIAKAKDKNDPFKLMGFGHRVYKNRDPRATVMKQTCDEVLKELGIKHDKQLELAMRLEEIALTDPYFIERSLYPNVDFYSGIILKAIGIPTSMFTVIFALARTVGWISHWKEMLSSPYKIGRPRQLYTGYESRDITKLEDRK; this comes from the coding sequence ATGGCTGACAAAAAAGCGCAGTTGATCATCGAGGGCGCAGCCCCCGTCGAGCTGCCCATTTTAACCGGCACCGTTGGTCCCGATGTTATCGACGTTCGGGGCCTGACGGCCACGGGCCGTTTCACCTTTGACCCTGGTTTCATGTCGACAGCTTCCTGCGAGTCGAAGATCACCTATATCGACGGCGACAACGGCATTCTGCTGCACCGCGGTTACCCGATCGAACAGCTCGCTGAAAAATCGGACTACCTGGAAACCTGCTATCTGCTGCTCAACGGCGAATTGCCGACCGCAGAACAGAAGGCCCAGTTCGTCAGCACCGTGAAGAACCACACCATGGTTCACGAGCAGCTGAAGACCTTCTTCAACGGCTTCCGTCGCGACGCTCACCCAATGGCCGTCATGTGCGGCGTAGTCGGCGCCCTCTCGGCCTTCTACCACGACTCCCTCGACATCAATAACCCGCAGCATCGCGAAATTTCCGCGATCCGCCTGGTTGCCAAGATGCCGACCCTGGCAGCGATGGTTTACAAGTACTCCATGGGCCAACCCATGATGTACCCGCGCAACGACCTGACGTACGCGGAAAACTTCCTGCACATGATGTTCAACACCCCGTGCGAGATCAAACCGATCAGCCCGGTACTCGCCAAGGCCATGGACCGGATCTTCATCCTCCATGCCGACCACGAGCAGAACGCATCGACTTCCACTGTACGCCTGGCCGGTTCTTCGGGTGCCAACCCGTTCGCCTGTATCGCCGCCGGCATCGCTGCACTGTGGGGCCCTGCCCACGGCGGCGCGAACGAAGCTGTTCTGACCATGCTCGATGAAATTGGCGATGTGTCGAACATCGACAAGTACATTGCCAAGGCCAAGGACAAGAACGATCCGTTCAAACTGATGGGCTTCGGTCACCGGGTTTACAAAAACCGCGACCCACGCGCTACCGTCATGAAGCAGACTTGCGACGAAGTGCTGAAGGAACTGGGTATCAAGCACGACAAGCAACTCGAACTGGCCATGCGCCTGGAAGAGATCGCGCTGACCGACCCGTACTTCATCGAACGCTCGCTGTACCCGAACGTCGACTTCTACTCGGGGATCATCCTCAAGGCGATCGGCATTCCAACCAGCATGTTCACCGTGATCTTCGCCCTGGCGCGGACTGTCGGCTGGATCTCCCACTGGAAAGAAATGCTCTCCAGCCCGTACAAGATTGGCCGTCCTCGCCAGCTGTACACCGGCTACGAGTCGCGTGACATCACCAAGCTGGAAGACCGCAAATAA
- the sdhC gene encoding succinate dehydrogenase, cytochrome b556 subunit: MNSQRPVNLDLRTIKLPVTAYTSILHRISGIILFVSLAIMLYALDKSLDSEEGFGQVKACLTSPLAKLVIWGILSALLYHLVAGVRHLIMDMGIGESLEGGKLGSKIVIAVSVVVIVLAGVWIW, translated from the coding sequence GTGAATAGCCAACGACCTGTAAACCTAGACCTAAGGACCATCAAACTCCCAGTCACTGCTTACACGTCCATTCTTCACCGAATCTCCGGAATCATCCTCTTTGTCAGCCTGGCCATCATGCTTTATGCATTGGACAAGTCGCTCGACTCGGAAGAAGGCTTCGGTCAGGTGAAAGCGTGTCTGACCAGTCCGCTAGCCAAGCTAGTGATTTGGGGCATCCTGTCCGCCTTGCTGTATCACCTGGTTGCCGGTGTGCGCCATTTGATCATGGACATGGGCATCGGCGAGTCGCTTGAAGGCGGCAAACTGGGCTCGAAAATCGTTATCGCCGTTTCCGTGGTGGTAATCGTTCTGGCAGGAGTTTGGATATGGTAA
- the sdhD gene encoding succinate dehydrogenase, hydrophobic membrane anchor protein, translated as MVTNVTNLSRSGLYDWMAQRVSAVVLAAYFIFLIGYVVANPGIGYAQWHELFASNWMRIFSLLALVALGAHAWVGMWTIATDYLTPMAFGKSATAIRFLFQAVCGVAMFAYFVWGVQILWGI; from the coding sequence ATGGTAACTAACGTCACGAACCTGTCCCGTTCGGGCCTCTATGACTGGATGGCACAACGTGTGTCTGCGGTCGTTCTCGCGGCTTATTTCATTTTCCTGATCGGATACGTCGTCGCCAACCCTGGCATCGGCTACGCCCAATGGCATGAACTGTTCGCAAGCAACTGGATGCGTATTTTCAGTCTCCTGGCCCTCGTTGCACTCGGCGCTCACGCCTGGGTCGGCATGTGGACCATCGCGACCGACTACCTGACGCCAATGGCGTTCGGCAAGTCCGCAACTGCAATACGTTTCCTTTTTCAGGCGGTATGCGGCGTTGCGATGTTCGCTTACTTCGTCTGGGGTGTGCAGATTCTCTGGGGTATCTGA
- the sdhA gene encoding succinate dehydrogenase flavoprotein subunit → MSTTVNTLSFDAIIIGGGGAGMRAALQLAQGGHKTAVVTKVFPTRSHTVSAQGGITCAIASADPNDDWRWHMYDTVKGSDYIGDQDAIEYMCSVGPEAVFELEHMGLPFSRTEQGRIYQRPFGGQSKDFGKGGQAARTCAAADRTGHALLHTLYQANLKAGTVFLNEYYGVDLVKNEDGAFVGMIVICIETGETSYVRANATVLATGGAGRIYSSTTNALINTGDGVGMALRAGVPVQDIEMWQFHPTGIAGAGVLVTEGCRGEGGYLINKHGERFMERYAPNAKDLAGRDVVARSMVKEIIAGNGCGPDGDHVMLKLDHLGEEVLHSRLPGIMELSKTFAHVDPAVAPIPVVPTCHYMMGGVATNIHGQAITQDADGVDQIIPGLFAVGEVACVSVHGANRLGGNSLLDLVVFGRAAGLFLEQTLKEGVDYARPRQSDIDAALARLDGLNSRTEGEDVATLRKELQSCMQNYFGVFRTGEYMQKGIAQLADLRGRIANVKINDKSQAFNTARIEALELQNLLEVAEATAIAAEIRKESRGAHAREDYEDRDDENWLCHTLYFPGDKRVTKRAVNFSPKTVPTFEPKIRTY, encoded by the coding sequence ATGTCTACTACAGTTAATACGCTTTCGTTCGACGCCATCATCATTGGCGGCGGCGGTGCTGGTATGCGCGCTGCGCTGCAACTGGCACAAGGTGGTCACAAGACTGCCGTAGTTACCAAGGTTTTCCCGACTCGTTCGCACACTGTATCCGCCCAGGGTGGCATCACCTGCGCCATCGCCTCGGCAGATCCGAACGATGACTGGCGCTGGCACATGTACGATACCGTCAAGGGTTCCGACTACATCGGTGACCAGGACGCTATCGAATACATGTGTTCCGTAGGCCCGGAAGCCGTTTTCGAACTCGAGCACATGGGTTTGCCGTTCTCCCGTACCGAACAGGGCCGCATTTATCAGCGTCCGTTCGGCGGTCAGTCGAAAGACTTCGGTAAAGGTGGCCAGGCTGCACGTACATGCGCCGCTGCCGACCGTACCGGTCACGCACTGCTGCACACCCTGTACCAGGCCAACCTCAAGGCTGGCACCGTATTCCTCAACGAATACTACGGTGTGGATCTGGTGAAGAACGAAGACGGTGCCTTTGTCGGCATGATCGTCATCTGCATCGAAACCGGCGAAACTTCCTACGTACGCGCTAACGCCACCGTATTGGCGACTGGCGGTGCAGGCCGTATCTACTCGTCCACCACCAATGCCCTGATCAACACCGGTGACGGCGTCGGCATGGCTCTGCGTGCTGGCGTGCCGGTACAAGACATTGAAATGTGGCAGTTCCACCCGACCGGCATCGCCGGCGCCGGTGTGTTGGTGACTGAAGGTTGCCGCGGTGAAGGCGGTTACCTGATCAACAAGCACGGCGAGCGTTTCATGGAGCGTTATGCTCCGAACGCCAAAGACCTTGCAGGTCGTGACGTTGTTGCCCGTTCGATGGTTAAAGAAATCATCGCCGGCAACGGTTGCGGTCCGGATGGCGACCACGTAATGCTGAAACTCGATCACCTCGGTGAAGAAGTTCTGCACAGTCGTCTGCCAGGTATCATGGAACTGTCCAAGACTTTCGCCCACGTCGATCCAGCCGTGGCGCCGATTCCGGTCGTTCCAACCTGCCACTATATGATGGGCGGCGTTGCCACCAACATTCATGGCCAGGCAATCACCCAGGACGCCGACGGCGTCGACCAGATCATTCCTGGTCTGTTCGCAGTGGGCGAAGTGGCCTGCGTATCGGTTCACGGTGCCAACCGTCTGGGTGGCAACTCGCTGCTCGACCTGGTGGTATTCGGCCGTGCGGCCGGTCTGTTCCTGGAGCAGACCCTGAAGGAAGGCGTTGATTACGCCCGTCCTCGCCAGTCCGACATCGACGCAGCCCTGGCTCGTCTCGATGGCCTGAACTCGCGTACAGAAGGCGAAGACGTCGCCACTCTGCGTAAAGAACTGCAAAGCTGCATGCAGAACTACTTCGGTGTATTCCGTACCGGTGAATACATGCAGAAGGGTATTGCCCAGCTGGCTGACCTGCGTGGCCGTATCGCCAACGTCAAGATCAACGACAAGAGCCAGGCGTTCAACACCGCTCGAATCGAAGCCCTGGAACTGCAAAACCTGCTGGAAGTGGCCGAAGCCACCGCCATCGCTGCAGAGATCCGCAAAGAGTCCCGCGGCGCTCACGCCCGTGAAGACTACGAAGATCGCGACGACGAAAACTGGCTGTGCCACACCCTGTACTTCCCGGGTGACAAGCGCGTGACCAAGCGTGCCGTGAACTTCTCGCCGAAAACTGTTCCGACTTTTGAACCTAAGATTCGGACTTATTAA
- a CDS encoding succinate dehydrogenase iron-sulfur subunit produces MLQVSVYRYNPDQDAAPFMQEFQVDTGGKDLMVLDVLALIKEQDEGFSYRRSCREGVCGSDGMNINGKNGLACVTPLSSVVKGNKLIVRPLPGLPVIRDLVVDMSIFYKQYEKVKPYLQNDTPAPAIERLQTPEEREKLDGLYECILCACCSTSCPSFWWNPDKFLGPAALLQAYRFLADSRDTKTAERLASLDDPFSVFRCRGIMNCVNVCPKGLNPTKAIGHVRNMLLQSGV; encoded by the coding sequence ATGTTGCAAGTCAGTGTTTATCGCTACAACCCTGATCAGGACGCTGCGCCGTTCATGCAGGAATTCCAGGTCGACACCGGTGGTAAAGACCTGATGGTGCTGGACGTGCTGGCCCTGATCAAAGAGCAGGACGAAGGTTTCTCCTATCGTCGCTCTTGCCGTGAAGGTGTTTGCGGTTCCGACGGCATGAACATCAACGGCAAAAACGGCCTGGCCTGCGTCACGCCGCTGTCTTCTGTCGTAAAAGGTAACAAGCTGATTGTTCGTCCGCTGCCAGGTTTGCCGGTTATCCGTGACCTGGTCGTCGATATGAGCATCTTCTACAAGCAATACGAGAAGGTTAAGCCATACCTGCAGAACGACACGCCGGCTCCGGCCATCGAACGTCTGCAGACCCCGGAAGAGCGTGAAAAGCTCGACGGTCTGTACGAGTGCATCCTGTGCGCTTGCTGCTCGACCTCTTGCCCGTCCTTCTGGTGGAACCCGGACAAGTTCCTGGGCCCGGCTGCACTGCTGCAAGCGTACCGCTTCCTGGCAGACAGCCGCGACACCAAGACTGCCGAGCGTCTGGCTTCGCTGGATGACCCGTTCAGCGTATTCCGCTGCCGCGGGATCATGAACTGCGTCAACGTCTGTCCGAAAGGCCTGAACCCGACTAAGGCCATCGGTCACGTGCGTAACATGCTGCTGCAAAGCGGCGTGTGA
- a CDS encoding 2-oxoglutarate dehydrogenase E1 component: MQESVMQRMWNSAYLSGGNAAYVEELYELYLHDPNAVPEEWRTYFQKLPIDGSSATDVSHSTIRDHFVLLAKNQRRAQPVSAGSVSSEHEKKQVEVLRLIQAYRMRGHQAAQLDPLGLWQRPAPADLSINHYGLTNADLDTTFRAGDLFIGKEEASLREIHEALQQTYCRTIGAEFTHITDSEQRQWFQQRLESVRGRPTYSADIKSHLLERVTAGEGLEKYLGTKYPGTKRFGLEGGESLIPMLDELIQRSGSYGTKEIVIGMAHRGRLNVLVNTFGKNPRELFDEFEGKKKVELGSGDVKYHQGFSSNVMTTGGEVHLAMAFNPSHLEIVSPVVEGSVRARQDRRNDPTGEKVLPISIHGDAAFAGQGVVMETFQMSQTRGFKTGGTVHIVINNQVGFTISNPLDSRSTEYATDVAKMIQAPILHVNGDDPEAVLFVTQLAIDYRMQFKRDVVIDLVCYRRRGHNEADEPSGTQPIMYQQITKQRTTRELYADRLTQGGVLDAERVQAKVDEYRNALDNGLHVVKSLVKEPNKELFVDWRPYLGHAWTARHDTRFDLKTLQELSAKLLEIPEGFVVQRQVSKIYEDRQKMQAGGLPINWGYAETMAYATLAFEGHPIRMTGQDIGRGTFSHRHAVLHNQKDAGTYVPLQNLYKGQPRFDLYDSFLSEEAVLAFEYGYSTTTPEALVIWEAQFGDFANGAQVVIDQFITSGEHKWGRLCGLTMLLPHGYEGQGPEHSSARLERYLQLCAEHNIQVAVPTTPAQIYHLLRRQVIRPLRKPLIVLTPKSLLRHKLAISTLEDLAEGSFQTVIPEIDAQDPKKVERIVLCSGKVYYDLLEKRRAEGRDDIAIVRIEQLYPFPEDDLNEVLAPYTNLKHIVWCQEEPMNQGAWYCSQHHMRRIVGNHNKALVLEYAGRDASAAPACGYASMHAEQQEKLLQDAFTV; encoded by the coding sequence ATGCAAGAAAGCGTGATGCAGCGCATGTGGAACAGCGCCTACCTTTCAGGTGGAAACGCTGCCTATGTGGAAGAGCTTTATGAGCTCTACCTGCACGACCCTAACGCTGTGCCAGAAGAGTGGCGCACCTACTTTCAGAAGCTGCCTATTGACGGCAGCTCTGCCACCGATGTTTCGCACTCCACAATTCGCGATCATTTCGTCTTGCTGGCAAAGAACCAGCGCCGCGCCCAACCGGTTTCCGCCGGCAGCGTGAGCAGTGAGCACGAGAAGAAGCAAGTTGAAGTGCTGCGATTGATCCAGGCCTACCGTATGCGTGGCCACCAGGCAGCCCAGCTTGACCCGCTGGGGCTGTGGCAGCGTCCTGCACCTGCAGACCTGTCGATCAATCATTACGGCTTGACCAATGCCGATCTTGATACGACCTTCCGTGCCGGCGACCTGTTCATCGGCAAAGAGGAGGCGAGCCTACGCGAAATTCACGAAGCGTTGCAGCAGACATATTGCCGCACCATCGGCGCTGAATTTACGCATATCACCGATTCCGAGCAGCGCCAGTGGTTCCAGCAGCGTCTGGAAAGCGTGCGTGGTCGTCCGACGTACTCCGCCGACATCAAGAGCCACCTGCTCGAGCGCGTCACCGCCGGCGAAGGCCTGGAAAAATACCTGGGCACCAAATACCCGGGTACCAAGCGTTTCGGCCTGGAAGGCGGCGAGAGCCTGATTCCGATGCTCGACGAATTGATCCAGCGTTCCGGTTCCTACGGCACCAAGGAAATCGTTATCGGCATGGCCCACCGTGGCCGTCTGAACGTGCTGGTCAACACCTTCGGCAAGAACCCGCGCGAGCTGTTCGACGAGTTCGAAGGCAAGAAGAAGGTCGAGCTGGGTTCCGGTGACGTTAAGTATCACCAGGGCTTCTCGTCCAACGTCATGACCACCGGCGGTGAAGTTCACCTGGCGATGGCCTTCAACCCGTCCCACCTGGAAATCGTATCTCCAGTGGTCGAGGGTTCGGTTCGCGCCCGTCAGGATCGTCGTAACGACCCTACCGGCGAGAAGGTTCTGCCGATCTCCATCCACGGTGACGCGGCATTCGCCGGTCAGGGCGTGGTGATGGAAACCTTCCAGATGTCGCAAACCCGCGGTTTCAAGACCGGCGGCACCGTGCACATCGTGATCAACAACCAGGTCGGTTTCACCATCAGCAACCCGCTGGACTCGCGTTCCACCGAGTACGCGACCGACGTTGCGAAAATGATCCAGGCGCCGATCCTCCATGTGAATGGTGATGATCCGGAAGCCGTATTGTTCGTGACCCAGTTGGCCATCGACTACCGCATGCAGTTCAAGCGTGACGTGGTAATCGACCTGGTCTGCTACCGTCGTCGTGGCCACAACGAGGCCGACGAGCCAAGTGGCACCCAGCCGATCATGTATCAGCAGATCACCAAGCAGCGCACCACCCGTGAGCTGTACGCCGATCGTCTGACCCAGGGCGGTGTACTCGACGCAGAGCGTGTTCAGGCGAAAGTCGACGAATACCGCAACGCGCTGGACAACGGCCTGCATGTTGTAAAAAGCCTGGTCAAAGAGCCGAACAAAGAGTTGTTCGTGGACTGGCGTCCGTATCTGGGCCACGCCTGGACCGCGCGTCACGACACGCGTTTCGATCTGAAAACCTTGCAGGAACTGTCCGCCAAGCTGCTGGAAATCCCGGAAGGCTTCGTGGTTCAGCGCCAGGTCTCGAAAATCTACGAAGACCGTCAGAAGATGCAAGCCGGCGGCCTGCCGATCAACTGGGGTTACGCCGAAACCATGGCGTACGCGACCCTGGCGTTCGAAGGTCACCCGATTCGCATGACGGGTCAGGACATCGGTCGCGGTACGTTCTCGCACCGTCACGCTGTCTTGCACAACCAGAAAGACGCGGGGACCTACGTCCCGCTGCAAAACCTCTACAAGGGCCAGCCACGTTTCGACCTCTACGATTCGTTCCTGTCCGAAGAAGCCGTGCTGGCGTTCGAATACGGTTACTCGACCACCACGCCTGAGGCGCTGGTGATCTGGGAAGCCCAGTTCGGCGACTTCGCCAACGGTGCCCAGGTGGTTATCGACCAGTTCATCACCAGCGGCGAGCACAAGTGGGGCCGTCTTTGCGGTCTGACCATGCTGCTGCCGCACGGTTATGAAGGTCAGGGGCCGGAGCACTCGTCGGCGCGTCTGGAGCGTTACCTGCAACTGTGCGCCGAGCACAACATTCAGGTAGCCGTACCGACCACGCCGGCCCAGATCTACCACTTGCTGCGTCGTCAGGTGATTCGCCCGCTGCGCAAGCCATTGATCGTTCTGACTCCGAAGTCGCTGCTGCGTCACAAACTGGCCATATCGACCCTGGAAGATCTGGCCGAAGGTTCGTTCCAGACCGTGATCCCGGAAATCGATGCCCAAGACCCGAAAAAGGTCGAGCGCATTGTTCTGTGTAGCGGCAAGGTCTACTACGACCTGCTGGAAAAACGCCGTGCCGAAGGTCGTGATGACATCGCCATCGTGCGTATCGAGCAGCTGTACCCGTTCCCTGAGGACGACTTGAATGAAGTCCTGGCTCCGTACACCAACCTCAAACATATCGTTTGGTGTCAGGAAGAGCCGATGAACCAGGGTGCCTGGTACTGCAGCCAGCACCACATGCGCCGCATCGTGGGCAATCACAACAAGGCACTCGTTCTCGAGTACGCCGGCCGTGATGCTTCTGCTGCACCTGCTTGTGGTTATGCATCGATGCACGCTGAGCAGCAGGAAAAACTGCTGCAAGACGCCTTTACTGTTTAA
- the odhB gene encoding 2-oxoglutarate dehydrogenase complex dihydrolipoyllysine-residue succinyltransferase: MAIEIKAPTFPESVADGTVATWHKKPGDAVKRDDLIVDIETDKVVLEVLATADGVLGAIVKNEGDTVLSDEVLGSIEAGGAAAAPAAAAAPAAAQAAAPAAEGEDDPVAAPAARKLAEENGINIASVAGTGKGGRVTKEDVVAAVAAKKAAPAAAPAKAAAPAAAAPVFAAGDRIEKRVPMTRVRATVAKRLVEAQSNMAMLTTFNEVDMTEVMALRSKYKDLFEKSHNGVRLGFMSFFVKAATEALKRFPAVNASIDGADIVYHGYADVGVAVSSDRGLVVPVLRNAELMSLAEIEGGIATFGKKARDGKLSMDEMTGGTFTITNGGTFGSMMSTPIVNPPQAAILGMHNILQRPMAINGQVVIRPMMYLALSYDHRLIDGKEAVTFLVTIKNLLEDPARLLLDI, translated from the coding sequence ATGGCTATCGAAATCAAAGCCCCCACTTTCCCGGAATCGGTTGCCGATGGCACCGTTGCCACCTGGCACAAAAAACCGGGCGACGCTGTAAAGCGTGACGACCTGATCGTCGACATCGAAACCGACAAGGTTGTGCTGGAAGTGTTGGCTACCGCTGACGGCGTGCTGGGCGCTATCGTCAAGAACGAAGGCGACACCGTTCTGTCCGACGAAGTGCTGGGCTCCATCGAAGCGGGCGGCGCTGCTGCCGCTCCAGCTGCTGCCGCGGCTCCGGCTGCTGCACAAGCTGCTGCGCCAGCCGCCGAAGGCGAAGACGATCCTGTTGCTGCACCGGCTGCTCGCAAGCTGGCTGAAGAAAACGGCATCAACATCGCTTCCGTTGCCGGCACTGGCAAAGGCGGTCGTGTGACCAAGGAAGACGTGGTTGCAGCCGTTGCTGCCAAGAAAGCCGCTCCGGCTGCCGCGCCTGCCAAGGCTGCTGCTCCGGCTGCCGCTGCTCCTGTGTTCGCCGCTGGCGACCGCATCGAGAAGCGCGTTCCGATGACCCGCGTTCGCGCTACCGTGGCCAAGCGCCTGGTAGAAGCCCAGTCGAACATGGCGATGCTGACCACCTTCAACGAAGTCGACATGACTGAAGTCATGGCCCTGCGTTCGAAGTACAAGGACCTGTTCGAGAAGTCCCACAACGGCGTGCGCCTGGGCTTCATGTCGTTCTTCGTCAAGGCTGCCACTGAAGCGCTGAAACGCTTCCCGGCTGTCAACGCGTCGATCGACGGTGCCGACATCGTTTACCACGGTTATGCCGACGTCGGCGTGGCTGTTTCCAGCGACCGCGGCCTGGTTGTACCGGTTCTGCGTAACGCCGAACTGATGAGCCTGGCTGAAATCGAAGGCGGCATCGCCACCTTCGGCAAGAAGGCTCGCGACGGCAAACTGTCGATGGACGAAATGACCGGCGGTACGTTCACCATCACCAACGGTGGTACCTTCGGTTCGATGATGTCGACTCCGATTGTCAACCCGCCGCAAGCGGCCATCCTGGGCATGCACAACATTCTGCAGCGTCCTATGGCGATCAACGGTCAGGTCGTGATCCGTCCGA